In Zingiber officinale cultivar Zhangliang chromosome 11B, Zo_v1.1, whole genome shotgun sequence, a single window of DNA contains:
- the LOC122033338 gene encoding uncharacterized protein LOC122033338 → MATSFFLWPSPQSKTEDAGGGGGGGGTANGYAVAATVAKAKIRKGGGTKAAGPKRPPQRGLGVAQLEQIRLQELGSSHNDLPPLNFLQLSPVAAGPSAIYGRPVSYTIGHQMHCYPYPLRPTAPPSVTTFDGDSAGSAARSVLGDPLALDGHQRAVADDRFRIGGQFLEPPSSQITHCLSGQCEFCARKKRLFGNNQSSNLSNGADYFEMNLAAAMAVNLKPSEKKERVVIKEFDFFPSSSGLSESINGASSEFADPTAPGDSSSSFSAATPLDLSLKLSL, encoded by the exons ATGGCGACGTCCTTCTTCCTGTGGCCCTCTCCCCAGAGCAAGACAGAAGACGCCGgcggaggaggcggcggcggcggcacagCCAATGGCTACGCCGTGGCCGCTACGGTGGCGAAGGCGAAGATTCGAAAAGGCGGAGGGACTAAGGCGGCCGGGCCAAAGCGCCCACCGCAGCGCGGCCTCGGCGTTGCCCAGCTAGAGCAGATCCGCCTCCAGGAGCTCGGCTCCTCCCACAACGACCTTCCGCCCCTCAACTTCCTACAGCTCAGCCCCGTCGCCGCCGGCCCCTCAGCCATCTACGGCAGGCCCGTCTCCTATACCATAGGCCATCAAATGCACTGTTACCCCTATCCCTTACGCCCTACGGCACCGCCGTCTGTGACGACCTTCGATGGAGACTCTGCTGGCTCCGCCGCTCGATCTGTGCTCGGGGATCCGTTAGCGCTGGATGGCCACCAAAGAGCGGTGGCGGACGATAGATTCCGGATCGGAGGTCAATTTCTAGAGCCCCCTTCAAGCCAAATTACCCATTGCCTCTCCGGTCAGTGCGAGTTCTGTGCCAGA AAGAAACGTCTCTTCggcaacaatcaatcttctaaCCTGTCCAACGGTGCTGATTACTTCGAGATGAATCTCGCCGCCGCCATGGCTGTCAATCTG AAGCCATcagagaagaaggagagggtGGTAATCAAGGAGTTTGACTTCTTCCCGTCGTCGAGCGGCCTGAGCGAATCCATCAATGGCGCTTCATCTGAGTTTGCTGACCCAACGGCGCCTGGtgattcatcttcttccttctcagctGCTACTCCCCTCGATCTCTCGCTAAAGCTATCCTTGTAA
- the LOC122033725 gene encoding G-type lectin S-receptor-like serine/threonine-protein kinase At4g27290 produces the protein MNFIRCSKISMARMQRFLFQFLNILAVISIVHCQSGDSLTPNSSLSNGQNLTSPGGIFQLGFFTPISGSVNGYIAIWYSNSSLTERIVVWIANRNQSINTSTATLNFTSDGNLILLDNGTDVSWSTGTSASQNSAQVQLLDSGNLILTGDGGGGSNETLWQSFDHPSDTLLPGMRLGVDYRTNTSRQLVSWKSVTNPFPGSYAFKMETRGVPEIFLWNDSSKIYRTGPWNSQGFSGNPRMEKSDISSQLDFNFVSNSSMVYYSTQYKVGSSALSRAVMNAAGRYERWNWESGRWLQFWNVPEDDCDGYARCGRNRICTMGYYSSFCDCLEGFAPAPNGSLGCDRKKPLSCASNRVLKVANAKLPDTENATIRGQMSLGACNDVCTNDCSCVAYALVGENGCVTWEGDLVDLRNFTEGGDDLYIRLAGSSKRSVLVWAIAVPVFLAFLLLCSLSVFMWRRKRVGKQDCRETGSESSSVKDDTSLLMCLSKMDKGDSGSLSTVGFDASELRSRSINSETYGPCIEGAGAGRLDILGALPSYDLSTIKAATNDFSINNKLGEGGFGVVYMGQLQDGQKIAVKKLSRHSSQGPSEFQNELSLISKLQHRNLLRVLGSCIQGDERLIILEYMENKSLDGFIYDKTKGALLSWQKRLDIINGIARGLLYLHQDSILRVIHRDLKPSNILLDKNMTPKISDFGISRIFEGDGAPMNATTRPVGTLGYMAPEYLADGLFSFKSDVFSFGVLVLEILSGRRNKVFNQTDMSSNLLVQAYRLWKDGRSLELLDDALDCSYPTIEILRCIRMALLCVQENTEDRPTMAEVVMMLASEDQLLTPLKQPLIRSIACERGFTTQEMSITMTGR, from the exons ATGAACTTTATAAGATGCAGTAAGATTTCCATGGCCAGGATGCAGCGCTTTCTTTTCCAGTTCCTAAACATACTAGCAGTCATATCCATCGTTCATTGTCAGTCAG GCGATTCCTTGACTCCAAATAGCTCGCTCAGTAATGGCCAGAACTTGACTTCTCCCGGAGGTATATTCCAGCTCGGCTTCTTCACTCCCATCAGTGGCTCAGTAAATGGATATATAGCGATATGGTACAGCAATTCCTCTCTCACGGAACGCATAGTAGTATGGATTGCCAATAGGAACCAATCCATCAACACCTCCACCGCAACACTCAACTTCACCTCCGATGGCAATCTAATCCTCCTCGACAACGGAACTGATGTTTCATGGTCGACCGGGACATCCGCATCTCAAAATTCAGCACAAGTGCAACTTTTGGACTCGGGCAATCTCATCTTGACCGGCGACGGCGGCGGTGGCTCGAATGAGACTCTGTGGCAGAGCTTCGACCATCCGAGCGACACTCTCCTACCCGGCATGAGGCTCGGAGTTGACTACCGAACCAATACCTCGAGGCAGCTCGTGTCGTGGAAGAGCGTCACCAACCCCTTTCCGGGCAGCTACGCCTTCAAGATGGAGACTCGAGGAGTTCCAGAGATCTTCCTCTGGAATGACTCCTCTAAAATCTACCGAACGGGTCCTTGGAACTCTCAGGGATTCAGCGGCAACCCGAGGATGGAGAAAAGCGACATTTCGAGCCAATTAGACTTTAATTTCGTGTCCAACAGTTCTATGGTCTACTACTCGACTCAATACAAGGTCGGGTCGTCAGCGCTGTCGCGAGCAGTGATGAACGCCGCCGGCCGATACGAGCGGTGGAACTGGGAGAGCGGCCGGTGGCTGCAATTCTGGAACGTGCCCGAGGACGACTGCGACGGGTACGCGCGCTGCGGGCGCAACCGCATCTGCACCATGGGCTATTACTCCTCCTTCTGCGATTGCTTGGAAGGCTTCGCGCCGGCGCCGAACGGAAGTCTCGGTTGCGACAGGAAGAAGCCGTTGAGTTGCGCGTCGAACAGAGTCTTGAAGGTAGCCAACGCAAAGCTGCCCGACACAGAGAACGCCACGATACGAGGCCAGATGAGCCTGGGTGCGTGCAACGACGTGTGCACCAACGACTGCTCCTGCGTGGCGTACGCACTGGTTGGGGAAAACGGGTGCGTGACTTGGGAAGGCGATTTAGTGGATCTCAGGAATTTTACCGAAGGAGGGGATGATTTATATATCCGCCTTGCAG GGTCTTCTAAACGCAGTGTGCTTGTTTGGGCGATAGCCGTTCCTGTGTTCCTGGCATTTCTGCTGCTGTGTAGTCTGAGTGTGTTCATGTGGAGGAGAAAGAGAGTAGGGAAACAAG ACTGCCGTGAGACTGGCTCCGAATCCTCCTCGGTCAAGGACGATACCAGCTTGCTGATGTGCTTGTCCAAGATGGACAAAG GCGACTCTGGTAGCCTCTCGACAGTGGGTTTTGATGCATCAGAGCTGAGGTCGAGGTCGATCAACTCTGAGACATATGGTCCGTGTATTGAAGGAGCAGGTGCAG GTCGGCTTGACATCTTGGGGGCACTGCCTTCCTATGATCTGTCTACAATAAAGGCTGCAACAAATGATTTCTCTATCAACAACAAACTTGGTGAAGGAGGATTTGGTGTGGTTTACATG GGTCAATTGCAAGATGGACAAAAGATTGCCGTGAAGAAATTATCTAGACATTCTTCGCAGGGCCCAAGCGAGTTCCAGAATGAGCTCTCGCTAATATCCAAGTTACAACACAGAAATCTTCTTCGTGTCCTCGGCTCCTGCATTCAAGGAGATGAGAGACTTATCATCTTAGAATACATGGAGAACAAGAGCTTAGATGGTTTCATCTACG ATAAAACGAAAGGCGCATTGCTAAGTTGGCAAAAGCGCCTTGACATTATAAATGGCATTGCTCGGGGACTTCTATACCTGCATCAAGACTCTATCCTGAGAGTCATTCATAGAGATCTCAAGCCAAGCAATATTCTCCTAGACAAAAATATGACTCCAAAGAtttctgattttggtatttcaAGAATATTCGAAGGTGATGGAGCTCCTATGAATGCAACCACAAGACCTGTTGGAACACT TGGATATATGGCACCAGAGTACTTAGCAGATGGACTTTTTTCATTTAAATCAGATGTATTCAGTTTTGGTGTCTTAGTATTAGAAATATTAAGTGGCAGGAGGAACAAAGTGTTCAATCAAACAGATATGAGCTCAAACCTTTTAGTACAA GCATATAGATTATGGAAGGATGGTAGATCACTTGAGCTTCTTGATGATGCACTAGATTGCTCGTATCCTACCATTGAAATCCTACGTTGCATCCGGATGGCTCTTCTATGTGTGCAAGAAAATACTGAAGACCGGCCCACGATGGCTGAAGTCGTAATGATGTTAGCTAGTGAGGACCAGCTTCTTACTCCACTTAAGCAGCCATTAATAAGGTCAATCGCCTGTGAAAGAGGCTTCACAACTCAAGAAATGAGTATTACAATGACTGGTAGATGA